In one Sebaldella sp. S0638 genomic region, the following are encoded:
- the yvcK gene encoding gluconeogenesis factor YvcK family protein, with the protein MSITLEVLIIIVLLANIMTLYYIYRQNRRLKKNKKGPRIVVVGGGTGQSMLLRGLKQYTDNITAIVTMADDGGSSGILREEMGMLPPGDIRNCIIALSNAEPEMQKIMQYRFKEGSLKDQSFGNLFLAALNGTYEDFELAVTKISNILAVKGRVLPVTLEDVNIVAELENGQTVTGESKIAPVVLETKSKIKKIHLQPENVEPYEDVIAALGKADLIVIGPGSLYTSIIPNLLTDRVSETIAKSKAKKMYIANVMTQEGETDGLNIVDHVKAIFNHCNNRKVVDLVIVNKEKIPDYLVEKYAKRNAESLYLNKEQRNELEKMKIKIIQGNFLNFRGEYVRHNEEKLAKVIIDNYNYLF; encoded by the coding sequence ATGTCTATTACTTTAGAAGTATTGATAATCATAGTATTACTGGCAAATATAATGACGTTGTATTATATATACAGACAAAACAGAAGGCTGAAGAAAAATAAGAAAGGGCCCAGAATTGTAGTAGTAGGCGGCGGAACAGGGCAGTCAATGCTGCTTCGGGGATTAAAACAGTACACTGATAATATCACTGCAATAGTGACTATGGCAGATGACGGCGGCAGTTCGGGAATACTCAGGGAAGAAATGGGAATGCTTCCTCCCGGGGATATAAGAAACTGTATAATAGCTCTTTCCAATGCAGAACCTGAAATGCAGAAAATAATGCAGTACAGATTCAAAGAGGGAAGTCTTAAAGACCAGAGTTTTGGAAACCTTTTTCTTGCGGCATTAAACGGAACATACGAAGACTTTGAGCTTGCTGTTACGAAAATCTCGAATATACTTGCAGTAAAAGGACGCGTATTACCTGTTACCCTTGAGGATGTAAATATAGTGGCAGAGCTTGAAAACGGTCAGACAGTAACGGGAGAATCCAAAATTGCACCTGTGGTACTGGAAACTAAAAGCAAAATAAAAAAAATACATCTACAGCCTGAGAATGTGGAGCCGTATGAAGATGTTATAGCTGCGCTGGGAAAGGCAGACCTCATAGTCATAGGGCCGGGGAGTCTTTATACAAGTATAATACCAAACCTGCTTACTGACAGAGTAAGCGAGACAATTGCAAAATCGAAAGCAAAGAAAATGTACATTGCTAATGTAATGACACAGGAAGGCGAAACAGACGGTCTAAATATAGTCGATCATGTGAAAGCTATATTCAACCACTGTAATAACAGAAAAGTCGTAGATTTGGTAATAGTAAACAAAGAAAAAATACCTGATTACCTTGTAGAGAAATATGCAAAACGAAATGCCGAGTCGCTTTATTTGAATAAAGAGCAGAGAAATGAGCTTGAGAAAATGAAGATAAAGATTATACAAGGAAACTTTCTTAATTTCAGGGGAGAGTATGTACGTCATAATGAAGAAAAACTCGCAAAGGTAATAATTGATAATTATAATTACTTATTTTAA
- a CDS encoding MarR family winged helix-turn-helix transcriptional regulator: MYNEEEQLDLRMIIALSRTMQAVNRKQTRLISEYGLTMPQFGVLEILYHKGDLCINDIIEKTLSTSGNMTVVIENLRKDGYIKKEKSKEDQRKYMISLTDKGKDIISRIFPYHLENIGEIFKKYSEKEKKELLDLLDKFRK, translated from the coding sequence ATGTATAATGAAGAAGAACAGCTGGATCTGAGAATGATAATAGCCCTCAGCAGAACAATGCAGGCTGTTAACAGAAAGCAGACCAGACTTATAAGTGAATACGGACTGACTATGCCGCAGTTCGGTGTTTTGGAGATACTCTATCATAAAGGGGACTTATGCATTAATGACATAATAGAGAAAACTTTATCCACAAGCGGTAATATGACAGTAGTAATAGAAAATCTGAGAAAAGACGGATATATAAAAAAGGAAAAATCAAAAGAAGATCAGAGAAAGTATATGATATCTCTTACAGATAAAGGAAAAGACATTATCAGCAGAATTTTTCCGTATCATCTTGAAAATATTGGAGAAATATTCAAAAAATATTCTGAAAAAGAGAAAAAAGAACTTTTAGATTTGCTGGACAAATTTAGAAAATAG